From the genome of Nicotiana tabacum cultivar K326 chromosome 2, ASM71507v2, whole genome shotgun sequence:
TTAATTGGGCCAGTGGGAAGCAATTATGCgttcgactatgcgaccgcataactgttatgcggtgccctatgcgatcgcagaacagttatgcgaaCTTCATAGTGACCGTAGACACAGGctgatttttggtcattttggacactaattatgcgaccgatatgcggtccgcataaccattatgcagtcgcatactgcatatgcgaccgcagaacttgttccggagcttcatttttgactttttaaaacccgaccctacttcgttaaatacactctttgcgccatttttgagatataatctaatattttagagtgagagagagtgccctagagtgagaaggtgttcttcaattcttgcccaagttttggaagattaagaagggaaactcactaggtcttcatcctagaggtaagattctacaccctaacccctaattttgaaattttctgaaaatgggtaattaacaaGATAAATTTTGGGCATGAAAGTTGTTtgttttacatgcatgtgttatcaaagggtgtaggaagattgttgagctaagaatggtaaagattgggttgcgggatgatggaatcctccataaaaggactttgaaaccttatgcacacctagtgattgataatatgctcaaatgagctagaaccataatcatcttcctaattttgattcaatttgttatatttctacaatagattgaagttgctatgAATTCcgaaacatttagagtgtaaggaagctcaattgaggtatgttggctaaacttttctCTGAGAactgaatcccacgatattcatgtaaattatgtaagtcccgagtaattcattataaaaatggctattccgagtaagattgggttgaaagatatatattcaacaagcatcccaaatgctttattcatgttatgttaccaattgaggaagtgttaaaatatgggctgtgcattaataatgtttcgactttaagtcaagttcaaacgaaggctattatgccaaattttgtgaaatgtctctatgtgccttagactctaaattgctcacatgtgtactacacaccttgatttgaattgtgtttgttgttattgatgatgatgataattgaaattgaaaaggtgagcatgaaatactaaatatggccaacgtgccaagaatgatcttataattatggccattagttccaatgaaatgaaaagatgtaaaagtaatatgaaatgcgatgattgatataaaaaggttgatgtcttgaataagacagcctagccggtcgggtcgtgatcggacaccatgccgcacacatggtggtgattgtgctggaaattgtaattgaaattgtgattgtggtcgatgtcactaatggatagcctagccgatcgggtcgtgatcggactctgtgttaaagatggtggtattgatattgagagtaattgtggttgatgtctctaatgagatagcctaaccgatcgggtcgtgatcggactccgtgctgagagtacgATGGTACTGGTtctgtgaataatggtattgtgaataatggtattgtggacaatggtatatcgatactaaaaatttCCCAATGTGATAATCTTGttctgtcttgatcctaaattgaggtttgacattgattaaggctttcattgatattatgataatcttgtttgtagcatttgtcattctattgagagggtgtttagttatacatactagtgctattcgacagtactaacattctttttgccgggggcgctacatctttaaatggatgcaggtggttccacaataggagatattgatcagtgatagtagtacaccttctttccagctgacttggtgagccccacttcatcccggggtcatgaatcttttgtactttgtgtattctgtttgaggtatagccagggtcttgttgccggcattattattgtactcttatttatctatagaggctccgtagacatagtgtgggttgtgtattggtactgggaaagacaaaatttgttatgttgtggttgtattatttgtcaatttgagactttaaaaatgatgaaactattggaaatgaattggtattgtagacatgaacatcttttcatctaattaatgaaaatatatattatctccatttgtggatgagtttgggtagaatgaaatctaataggcttgctcggtcgggttcactcggttgagcgtcggtcgcgctcctcagttttggggcgtgacagaagtTTTTGAAGAAATTCCAGACTTCCGTGCTTGGGTAGAAAAAATGTTGACTGCTGCTCCTATGGACAAAAGATCGTGGAAATTTCTTTCACAGAaatttggttggaaagtgaagactCACGGTACCTTTTTATCCTCGTGGtttctttccttctttacttctttaTATATAGCTTTTTTCATCAACCTCTTTTTTTAATTAGGGTTTTCCATTCGTGGCATCAACCCCCCATCTGTTCCCACAGCCGGGCTTTCTGTAAGTTCCGCACAAGAGCGGATTTTGAGTGCTTCTTCTTCCAAGAGAAAAACTACAGAAGCCCATGAGTCTGATTATGAGGAGGATACCAGAGAAGGTTCCTTGGTGAGAAAATCGCGTGTCAGAAGACGCGTGGTTTCAGATGATGAAACCCCTGTCTCTCAAGGTCCCCCTTCCAGTTCAATTCCCTTTAGACTTGTTGATGTACCGGAGAGGGCCCCTTTGGAAAGTTTTGATGAAGACATTAGTAACTTAGACATCCCCCCCTCAAGTCCTATTGAAAGGTTATTCGCCCATGGCTTTGAGGGTGATGAAGGACTCGTGCCTGTTTTCGAAGAGTTGCCACTTGCTTCTCTTTCGGTGTTGTCTGTTACACCTACTGTTAACCACCCCTATTTCCTTTCTTAGAGTTGCCCTAATGGTTTCCCCCGCTGCTGTTCCTCATGTAGAAGCAGAGCCTTCTAGTAGGTGGCGGCGTATGAAAAAAGTTATGATTGAAGTCCCCGATGGTgggaacttttcgaaatatttttGACAAGCTGATGTGTGGCTGAAACTTTTACTAGGACCCGTGGAAAAGAAGAAGTTAGAGGTTTACAGTTCTTTGACTTTGATGAATGACATCATTCAATCTTCTCTTAAGGTATATTTTTTTTACCTatcttcctttcctttcttttttcccaTCCATAACTCtcctccttttgtctttttgtagATTAATTTGAATGGTACAGAGCCCATGAAAAGGATTTCATGGATTGACCAGCAGGTAATTGAGTTACGCACTGAGAATGACAACTAGAAAGAACAATTTGAAGGCCTTCAGTTGGAGAAAGACGTTCTTGCAGAGGAGAAAGGAGCTTTTGAGAAACAACTGAGGATGGTCTCCGCTGAGTTAGCAGTTTTAAAAGCTTCTTCCAGTCAAGTTGAGAAGGATAAGGTCAGGCTGGAATCTTCCTTTGCTGAACAACATTCCAAGGCTACTGATGAGATAAGGAGTTTGAAAGTACTCCTTAATCAAAAAGAGGTTTAGCAGGTGATCTGGTGCGGATGCTTACCCAAGCTCAAAAAGATCTCCGTACCTCTACAAGTAAGATTCAGTTCCTTGAAAGTTCTCTTGCTCATTTGAAGACAGCTTATGAAGCCTCGGAGGCAGAAAAAAGAAGAATTGAAAGCTGAAATTGAATAGTGGGAGAAGGATTATGAAGCCCTCAAAGATAGGTCATCACTTGATGTTAGCTGGGTTTTTTGAACACTCACTTTGAGACTTTAACTGAAGCCAGCCAGGAAGGTTTTGACCTTAATGCTAAGATTGCGAAAGCTAAAGAAATAATTGAACAGACTCAGCAGGGTCAAAGCTTCTCTATGCCCGAGGACGAAGGTTCTAAGGGTGACGAAGATGGACTTGCTCCTGGTGAAGCTGATATTCAACCCTCTTCTCCTCAAGTTGATCCTTATTCCCCCGTAGATGATGCTCCTTAGCTCTCCCCTCTTCCGACTTTCTGTTGAAAGTGTTTGTTGGATTTTGGTTGGAATTTCCTTGTGTCTTTTGGACAATTGTTTGGAAGGTTTTACCGCCCTTGTCGTTTTTGGTGTAatgatataaatatctttattgcTCTTGCCACATATACTGCTTTTTGCTCTATAACTTTTGagctttatttttgtatttaaaaTGCTTTAATAGACCGTGACTTCAATATGCGCGGGTTTTCATAAAGGAGGGACCTTTTATGTTAACGTCACTGATGAGGATGACgtctcatcttcatattggtgCAAAGATATGAAACATGAAGTAGATATGAAACAAAAGgtaatttgaggaagttttacTTTTTGAACACTCAAATAGGTAAGTTTGTACATCACTTTCATAACTGTTCATACattattttcataactgcttTCATTGTAGCAGGTTTACAAATTCAAGTATGTCTTTCCGCGACTAAACTTATGGCCTTAACCTAGAAGCTCATGGGAATATCTTGCATCCTTTTTGCATGTTTGAATTCCTTtgaatttgttttttgaaaatctTCAAGGGTTTCTTTTTCTTCAAGGTTTTGATTCATGGTGAACTATGCCCTTGGTATATATCTTCCTTCCTTATGTAACCTTCTATATGCATAGTCCCCCCAGTGTTGGAGCATTGAAGTATGAAATATCAAACACTGGATCAACTCCTTTCTTTTGGTCTTTTTCCTGAAAGGAAAATGCAAATAGGACTCAGAGATAATTTTTTAGACGATGACTACATAACCCTTTTTCTCATCAGAAAAGTTATAACCTAGACTAGGAATAATTCAGTATTCCGTGTGTCTTTCGGGtataatatcatcatttggtacgggccaactttttgcctatcatctaaaatggttagtaaaattcaaaagaacaaaataaaatcgAACTTGcgtgatacctgaccgtgggtattatCATCGTTTAGAAGTAATACTTCTTTAAATGGACTGCATTCCAATTTGATGGTAACACCTTGCGGTCCATGGTTTCCAACTCATACGCTCCTTTTCCAGCAATGCCTCTAACCCTATATgggccttcccaatttggactcaactttccAGCGTTTGCCACTTTTGTTGACCGGAACACCTTTTTGAGAACGAattccccaatcttgaagtacctCAAATTGGATTTCCTGTTATAATATCGTTCAATCATCTGCTTTTGAGCCGCCATTTgaattaatgttgcttctctcCTTTCTTCTATCAAATCCAAATTTACTCGTAACTCTTCCTCATTTGTTGCTTCAGTGGTATGCGTGTACCTCGTTCTTGGTTCACCTATTTCCATCGGAATCAAAGCTTCTATCCCATAAACAAGTGAAAATGGAGTCTCACCCATACTAGTTTTTGCCGTTGTTCGGTAAGCCCATAACACCCCTTGGAGGACTTCTGGCCATTTGCCTTTTAATTTTTCCAATCGCTTATTTAAGTTATTGATGATAACCTTATTTGTCGATTCAGCTTGCCCATTGTCACTAGATAATAAGGTGCGGAAGTAATTcatttaatctgccaactttgaaagaactcGGTGACTTTCGCGCCTATGAATTGTGGGCCGTTGTCACAGACTATCTCCTTTGGAacttgataagtggggattttgactacttattagcgccttttagtttttgttttagtctaaaagcattaaACTGTGTTctcgaaactaatgaaattatgcaaaattacaggaatgctggaagttgggcccccgagatgaaatccgactaaaaAAGGATCAGTctaagcacaaggcaataaagagcACAGAAGCAcacaatgtgcggtccgcagaagaaattgcggaccgcagaattcaaTCTGCGGCCGCAAGCAAAGAAGGAAAAATCTGCAGGCATTTATGTGGCCACAAAAGATGGGCTAAGGGTCAAGATCAGAGAGAATGC
Proteins encoded in this window:
- the LOC142166280 gene encoding uncharacterized protein LOC142166280 produces the protein MNYFRTLLSSDNGQAESTNKVIINNLNKRLEKLKGKWPEVLQGVLWAYRTTAKTSMGETPFSLVYGIEALIPMEIGEPRTRYTHTTEATNEEELRVNLDLIEERREATLIQMAAQKQMIERYYNRKSNLRYFKIGEFVLKKVFRSTKVANAGKLSPNWEGPYRVRGIAGKGAYELETMDRKEKDQKKGVDPVFDISYFNAPTLGGLCI